From a single Schistosoma mansoni strain Puerto Rico chromosome 4, complete genome genomic region:
- a CDS encoding putative 40s ribosomal protein S15 encodes MAEETVKKRRPFKKFFYRGVDLDQLLDMNLDQIAQLMPARIRRRINRKFRTKHMTLLKKLRKSKKECPVGEKPAVVKTHIRDMIILPEMIGSVVGVYNGKSFNTVEIRPEMLGHYLGEFSITYKPVKHGRPGVGATHSSRFIPLK; translated from the exons ATG GCTGAAGAAACCGTCAAGAAACGTAGACCCTTCAAGAAGTTCTTCTATCGAGGGGTTGATTTAGACCAACTTCTAGATATGAACTT GGATCAAATAGCCCAGCTGATGCCTGCCCGGATACGCAGAAGAATTAACAGGAAATTTCGTACAAAACATATGACACTCCTAAAAAAGCTTAGGAAAAGTAAGAAGGAATGTCCTGTGGGCGAAAAGCCGGCT GTTGTCAAAACACATATAAGAGATATGATTATTCTTCCCGAGATGATCGGATCAGTTGTTGGTGTTTATAACGGAAAATCATTTAACACAGTTGAGATCAGGCCTGAAATGCTTGGTCACTACCTCGGAGAATTTTCAATAACCTATAAACCTGTCAAACACGGCAGACCCGGTGTTGGTGCTACTCACAGTTCCAGGTTTATTCCACTTAAATAA